ACTTTGGGGTTCCATACAAAAGCCATCTAAAATGAGTGCTCCATCTTACATTGACCTTATCCTCATGTTGTGTCTCCTCAGGTGGGAGCCCTTCACAGACTTCCCCCAGGAGAGGAGCTCTGTCAACTTAGTGAGCACCGGCGGCTCCCTGTACGCCGTGGGCGGCTTCGCTATGGTTCAGATGGAGAACAAGGAGGTGGCTCCCACAGAGGTCACTGACGTCTGGCAGTAAGTCATCTCAAGTTATGGGACCAAGATGTACAGGGTTTGTTTGGTTactattgtcttttttttctgagatcTGACTCTCCTTTTGCTCTTGTTAGGTATGAGAATGATAAGAAGCAGTGGAGTGGCATGCTGAGGGAAATGCGTTACGCTGCCGGCTCCTCCTGTGTGGCCATGCGCCTCAACGCTGCCAGGATGCCCAAACTGTAGACAGAACcgttctctttctttctctcttaacCCCCTCAACAACACCTCCTgacaccccctcctcccccagcGAGCTGCCTCTGAGGCATCTCATACTCTGTACTCGGATTTCTGTGTGTCGAGTTGATCTTTGACATTAATTTTTCTCTGAACTCAGATGATTTTTATCTGTACTATAAACGCTCGGTTCTGCTGCCTCTTCAAAGACTGCACCATCCCTAcagtatcaaaaaaaaaagaagccacaATTTAGATTGATCTATAAAGTTCTGTTTACATCATTTCTAGCTCTtcttttgtaaaataaacatttgtaaacTTCTGcttcttttactgttttgattttgtgtgaTCTACAGAAAAGTGACATTACAGAGACCGTATTTACTTGTTGAGGGCAGCCAAGGGAGAAAAGATGTATATTTATAGCTACTGCATACTTTCAGGTAAACAAGGAAGTAGAACTGGGTTAATAGCAGATGTAGGCTTGACATTTAAACACAGACCTTAATGATCTTCAAACATGTGTCATATGTTGACACATGTGCGTCAACATATGGGTGACTATACTACGAGGTCAAGAAATGTCAAGCAACAGTCAAACAAAACTGGAAAAGTTGAGCTGTATCTGTGCAGGTTGTCCTCACACTGAAAGAAATACATTCACACTGAatggcaaaagtgtttatacaTATTTTTGCACTTACATTTACAGGATAACAACACAGGAGTTAGGGGAAATTACACCACATTTAAATCAATAATTCTTCGATATGGCTTGCACCCCTGCATGTCGGCAGTAAAGGAGATGGGAAGATGTGTAAACGATGGCAGCTATACTCATTAACacttaaaatgaattattagCGTTAAGAAAGAGCAGCAACCTATTATGttaaacaatgaaatacaatcagAATTCCTTCCATCTTATATCTAACAATGCAGGTTTATGCAGAAACTTGGTCTAGGAAAAGGTATGCAATgacattctttttaaaaagtgtaaaactaGTTACAAGAATTATTGTTCTTCTTGGTGGAAAGGTTGttaaaagacaataaattaaGCATTCTTGTCGAAGTAACACATTTAAATTCTCCTGTATTGGCTGAATTGGTTtttggcttttttaaaatttttaatttttttttttaaaatatatataccgacaaagttagcagctagTTGGTGAAGAAAATGGGGCATTTAAtggctaaagagccagatactggaaaaaaacaaaagtccaaataaatgctaatacCCCCATGTAACCAAACAAgtaaaaaatgcagttttaatatttttcatttgcacaTTAGAAACATGGGTATTGTTAGTGCCTAGTAGGGGTCATGAAATGTTGTTTAGCTTCCAAAGGGAGGCAAATTTGGGAACCACTGTGTTAAGGCATGGTGGCAGTTTTTAGATTTGCTAATAGTGactacgtttacatgcacactgatattccactattattctgTATATGACAATATTACGAATTTGATACGGGTCATATAAACAGCATATTCCGTTTGGATATTCTGAATTAGGCCTTATTCTGAATGTAGCATTTTTTGATTAAGACGTGGAATATGCCGACATTATTCAGGTTTTAGGAGCATTGtttggacatgtatacagcaCAGTTGGAATATGGGTCTCAGTTGGGGATTTACCACATTTTGCATCACACAGCCTGTTGTATGTTTACAGTCAGGTCTGTGCATTGTAaacaagcccccaggaacagcgccgggctttgaagccattttgacatagtggccaaaccacTGAATTACAACTTGCAGGTCCAACAAGGgctcaaaaagcatttttcctgaatacaatcatgggaaaaggagcAGGGAcaaattatgctttttgtgatttacGTTATTACTGTTCTGATTTTCtgatatctatgctaaacatggtaAGAATTCCAAGACTTAGGGTTAACATATGtggaaatgctccctgcaagtcaaaagtcagggcttcagcctgaTGTGAATGCTTCCTTTGCTGTTCAACTGTTTTTCCTATCTTGCCaacgagctgatgtcagcttaTCGCACACGCCCATAAACAGCCATCCAACAATCTTAGCAACAATCTTAGCATCCTTTGATGCTAAgattgttgctaaggtttttccacgTGTTGTTCACactgtccactctcatatttcggattggattctggctcaaacatgtatggatgtattttcAGAAGTTGACGTTTCGAGTTAACAACAAGataaagtagtgaaatcctactgctATGGTTTGTTTCATAGCTTATAGCCTCCTGAGCCAGTGGAAGTCTGCCAAGGGTCGCCTCCCAAGAGCTGGCCattcagaacagagtgggctcctcGGGAGGGcaggcttaaagagacaggaactaaaacggcCAATTTCAGactgaggctgaactgaggggctgcataaaggatgtgtataagataaataaggagttttttgaattgtaaatcatgcaaagatattcaagccaaattaaaaatgtagacCTGTAAATTTGCAAAATATGTCCTCTTCAAAATGTGTACAATTAAAGTAGAATTCACACATCTTGCACAACATGCACACAACTTTCTTTGTTAGTAACTACTGATTTTTTACTGACTACACATGTGTTAATTGAGAAGTTGCTCATGCTTATGTGAGTCAGCTGTTCAAAACATATCTTTAACTCTAATTTTAGACCTAAATTGATTTTAATGTTAAACACTTACCTTACTTCATTACCCAGTCTAGACAGTGAATGACAGGCATTCTTTTCATTTCCCGCATTATTCTAGACTTCCTTATTAGTTCTACTTTAATAAGAAACCACGGTTAGGATCTGTGCCAAATTTAGCTCTGCAGTGTCACATGGTGGTAATCACAACCTAATCGGCAATCACAAGCCTATTTGAAGAAATAACAAAGACCTCTACAAATTCctgacttcatttttttctgaagaaaGGGCGTAATGGAGAATGTAATTTATCAACAAGCAATAAATCTGTCGTAGGATGTGGCTTACCCTTTTTTCACCGCAAATTCCTGCAACCTGATCTGTGTCAATAAAGCGATCCTCAAGCTTTATCAGCTCAAGCACACAACAGTTGGCTATCAAACAGAAATATACGGGAGTTTCCTCCTGGGTGTGGAAgactgaaataaagaaagaggaaagagtTGTAGGAGGAAATACATGTGAAAACACACGAGACACTGAAGGCATGGAGTGAGCACTGATGAGGACACAGTAACTGAAAGTGAGTAGATAAATCTCTTTTTCAAACTATACCTCTATGAGTCAGCTTCTCTATGTCTTTCAACACTCAGCTAGAAGAAATTAGCTATTGGATAGAGTTTGTATTTTTCAACAAAACTtaaaatatgatcattttaatgAGTACAATTTCCTGCCTTCTGAAATCTGACTGTACATGTGATGTGTAAAAGGCACCTCGCACATCTCTTCACATCTATAATGAGAGCAGATTGCACTGACAGCATTATAGGAAGCTGCCATCGAGCCAGGATGCCATAGGCGCTGTCATATCCTGAGAGGCTTTCAGAAACCAGACTGTTGATGAGGGAAGAAGATTTTGTTTGCTTCTTTCCAACTGAGTTTGCTTGATTGTTTCTTTCCTAGTCTGCTCGCTTCTGGGTTTCTTACCCTGCTCTATCCTCCCTTCCCTGAGCAGTAATTGCCACTGACAATAATATGACAGCTGAGGGGAAAGGGAATGATGATTTGCTTGTAACCTATATTTTTTGCTCACCTAACAGCATATAATGGACTGTTCATTCACTTAAATGAAGATTTGGAACATTTCACAGGAATGGACAATTCATTCAGCTAAAAACATCCATtccaaaaaagcaaaaattcagcattttaaaacattaaagctgcacatACCAATATTTCTACATTATCAATGGATTTTGTCCAGTTGCCAGGAACACAATTCCAAATAAATACTTAAAGTGAAAATCTCGAAGATCTCTGAGGAGGACAGTACTTGAGCTGACAACAACTACActtgttatgttactgtaagtgcaataaaagttttgcaagaaaatgtcaacaagagtaatttatcaatgttATCTGCACAAAGAACAACACACCTGCCATTATCGTTTATTGCTATATGATGCCGCCAAAGAGAAGGGAGCTTCAAGATTGCCACTTTAAGTTGCTTCATGTCTGCCGGAAGTGTAAATGTAAAGTGGCAACTATTTAGTAAAAATTTCACCATGTCAACTTAAGGTGTATatggaaaaatattaaatcCCATTATTTTACTTCAATATCAccatgttttgtctttaaatatcacatttaaatatgctgcatcaaaaaatatttgtaaaatgtaaactcTTCATGTTGTTAAAAACTCTGCATCcccaaattatttttaaatttgcttcataaaattgtttttcataCTCGACAGGGCTCAGCCATGGACTACTACGAAGAAGATCGCAACTGCACTAATGTGGACCAACTAATGAAACGCTATTACCTGCCTGTCTCCTACGCCATCATCTTCATCGTGGGCCTGGTGGGCAACTTAATCTCCATCAGCATTTACCTGACGAAGCTGCGTCCCTGgaagagctgcagcatcatCATGGTCAACCTGGCGCTGACTGATCTCCTCTACGTCCTCAGCTTGCCCTTTCTGATCTACTACTACAGCAACGGGGATTCATGGACGCTAGGTGACTTCATGTGCCGCTTTGTTCGCTTCGGGTTTCATTTTAACCTGTATGGGAGCATCCTCTTCCTGACATGCCTGGCAATTTTCCGCTACGTGGTGGTGATCCATCCTTTTAGCGCAGCACAGTTGCAGCGGAAGTTTTGGGGTATAATTGCGTGCTCAGCTGTCTGGGTCATCACTGCTGCCGAAATTACACCCATGTTGACCGTGATAAGCTTGAAGGAACACAACAACAAGACCTTCTGCCTAGACTTTGCCAGCAGCATAGCTGTTGACGAGATGTGGGAATATGgctggctgctcactgcatTCGGGTTTCTCCTCCCCCTACTGGTGGTGTTCATGTGTTACATCGGTATAGTAAAACAATTGGTAGAAGGGCCTAACCCAACCACTCCCTGTCGGATGAGAGCACGGCGAGTAACCGTGCTGGTCCTGGTGGTGTTTGTCGTGTGTTTCCTACCGTTTCACATCTTGCGTGCAGCGCGGATAGAAACCCAAAAAAGGCTGTCAACGTTGCCGTGCATGGTCGAGCGCGGAGTGCATGCAGCGTACATCATCTCCAGGCCTTTGGCTGGACTCAACACATTTTTCAACCTAGCTCTGTACACTTTTTCAGGTGATAATTTCAGGAGGGCCTTCCTCAGTATTTTTTACAAGGAACCCTGGCTGGCCAAGGCCAGGTCGCTGTTCCACTTGGCCATCATCAGTAAGGAAAACAATGACATGCCTGCTGAATGACTGTCGACAATCCAGCAtctgacttttctttctttcttctctctttgaCTCACACTGTGGATATATTGTAAGCTTACTCACTCAGACATGATGTCGGGAAAGCTGCATGACAGCTGTTAATTCTTCACTGTGCACCTCCAAACTGGTTCCTTAGTTTTGGTCTGTCGTAGGTTGGAACTATGTGCCAACctctaaaatataaatataaatgactgACAATGCTACAATATTTATATGCTAGGTTTGTCCAcaccttttctttctctgactGGAAGTCACATGAACAAATATCTGGAAtcactttgtttttactgtatattttatgtcaCAAACAATGTAATAGATTGTTCTGTTTGCAGCAGGTTCAAACATCATATTGTATTATTACctgtgaaaatgtttgttgCTGAATTCATAATTAAATGGTGAGTGATAAATTGAatcttttagtgttttttctaaacacaaaatactttAATGACTGAAGATATATTGGTCTACCCAGTTGGAAGAAACTGGTATAATTTAGtgtacatttttcatcttttgtccCACTGGTCTTTTGTTAATTTGTCTTGACAGTGTTTACTTTCCctgattttatcatttatcatttgacACATTCATATATTGTTTTAGAATTACTTTGCTCGCAATACTTTGGAAATGGatggaaattaaaaaatgaaagcaaaaaaaatagaCTTCATCAGTCAACACGGTTTGCTGAATTTGTCTCCCAAACAGTGTGGTAAAATGATTTTACAGCCCAACACCATCTCCTGCAGCTACTGATCTGTGAATGACTCTGGGGTTGTATCCAAGCACTTAGCTGAGTTTTCTGTGCAGATGCATTCACCTTCCTCATGAGCTAACAAGGCAGGCAGCACATTCCTCATTTTGAAAGCCTAGAAACTGCTTTCTGTATTGCTTTACAGTGTGCTGACGGCAAAAGAACCAAAGAGTTCTTGGAGTTATTCAAAGAGCGCATTAATACTACATAACACTCAATGCACAAAAATATTTCACTACTAagaagaacacaaacacaaaatctaaCACAAACCTCCAGGAACTTATTCTCCCTGTCAACAGAAAGACTTTCTCTGCAGGTGAAGGAAGCTGTTACATTATTTGTCACTGGCTGCAAACTGCTTCATCCTGGACACCATGTGTCATTCTGCTGCAATGCCCCTCACTGCTTTATGGCTGAGATCACATTTCATAACAATTATTGAGCTGTGTCAAATCAGACCCAGAATCTTTTGACATTAGATGGAATTAATGTAACATCTGAGGTGGCGTCTGAAGATGTCTGGCACTTCTCTTTCTGTATGTGTACACAGAAGTAAAATCAGATTCGTCATTATCACAGGCTTATGTAATTCCAATCTTTCTCTGTTACATGCTGCGCAAGAAGAACAGAGACTGCAGCTGGAGATGGAAAGGCTATTTTAGTCTGTGGACATAGCCATTTCCTTTTCTGCCTCCTGACTgatctcctcctcatcctcgtTTTCCTTCTCATGAACAAAACGCCTGCGTGCAGAGGCCGGAAAGTGCTTATTACAGCCACAATTTTCTAGAAACAGGATATTAATATTAAGCAATCATTCCAGCAGATAACATTTCAAAGGCCTGCTGTCTGTGGAAATGTGTTGAAATAGATTGTTTTGCTACTAGAGTGCAAATGGAGCATAGAGCCGAGTACTGTATGTTGCAATGTAAGCATTCAGCAAGCCGCTGGGTTTCTTCTATTTTCTGCTGCGCTAGAGTCATGGTCAATTGAACTTTAAATGATCAATTTGGAGGCGAAGAGCTTGTGATCAATGCCCTAATGGTGGAAATACCAATGTTCTCTCACTGTGATGTAAGAGCGCTGAAACTACCTCTGACAGCCTGTCTTTCAAGcctgcagctctcctctctctccgtctTGAGAAAAAGCCTCATCAGTGTACGTCAGCGTGTCAGTACGTGCGCGGATATGGGAGAAGTTGGCACACACCGCATTaagatttcagatttttatgGCGAGAACATGCTGTGAGAAAAGAGCGAGGCAGAACACGTGCGTGAACACATGCGTACCAGAGAAGAGTCCATCAGGGACAAATTTACATCACTGGATGCTGCATATTTTTATTGAACACATTTCCTTTCAAGAAATTGCCTTGATTGTTTCTGTATATTGCAGCTTAGTCagtcagaaagaaaacacactgcagacTATTGCCAAGGTTGTGCTTTGATATTCTTATGAAGCCAAACATCACAGAGTAACTACAATATTTCACTGATCAATACGGAGCTAGATCACGAACATGACACAGAGGATCCTTCAAGTCATTCACCATTTTGAAAATATCCTAAAATTGGCCTTCTTCAtgaagcacttttttttttttcaggtctACTCATTTTTAGCGAAATTTAAGAAACATTTCCACTGCTTTGAGAACATTCAAAGCactaatgaataaataaatgcatttcacaACTGCAGTGCCAAAATTAGccataagaaaaaaacataaatacaaaatatttagGTTGCCATGACAATTACATCCATCATAAATATTAAGACATCATTCGGCAGTCCAACAATGCGCTATGAGGCTATGAGGGCAGGAGGTTTTGGCAGATTCACAGCAGAGGCGAGACAAAGGGAGACGGATGGAGGAGAGTAAAGCACAATGAATCAAACAGCGATCAGTCAGTGCATTGGAGTTTTTAGTTCCTGTTTTCTCCTCACCACCGCACCACCTGGCTGCTGTAGTCCTCTGTGGTGGCCACAACCTCTAgcaccttcacctcctcctccacctcttcctcctcctctcctcctcctagTCTCCATAGCTCAGCCAGATAGGTCCTGTGCATCCGCTGCCTCTGCTGCCTCTCCTGCCGCCTCCTCAGCCGCTCCTCCTGGTGCTGCCTTTGTCGGTTGTACTGGTAACGCCGCAGGAACAGCTCCTTGGCGTACTCGTACAGCTCTACGTCGAGGGCGTTCAGCCCCTCGAT
This DNA window, taken from Thunnus albacares chromosome 24, fThuAlb1.1, whole genome shotgun sequence, encodes the following:
- the LOC122976549 gene encoding 2-oxoglutarate receptor 1-like; protein product: MDYYEEDRNCTNVDQLMKRYYLPVSYAIIFIVGLVGNLISISIYLTKLRPWKSCSIIMVNLALTDLLYVLSLPFLIYYYSNGDSWTLGDFMCRFVRFGFHFNLYGSILFLTCLAIFRYVVVIHPFSAAQLQRKFWGIIACSAVWVITAAEITPMLTVISLKEHNNKTFCLDFASSIAVDEMWEYGWLLTAFGFLLPLLVVFMCYIGIVKQLVEGPNPTTPCRMRARRVTVLVLVVFVVCFLPFHILRAARIETQKRLSTLPCMVERGVHAAYIISRPLAGLNTFFNLALYTFSGDNFRRAFLSIFYKEPWLAKARSLFHLAIISKENNDMPAE